The DNA region GTCTCGCCGGTGGACATGCTGGCGGCCGACGGCTACGTCCTGGGCACACCGGCGAACCTTGGGTACCTTTCCGGAGCGCTCAAGCACGCCTTTGACCAGTCGTACTATCAGCTGCTCGACACCAGCCGGGGCCGGCCTTTCGGTGTGTACATGCACGGCAACGAGGGCACCGAGGGGGCACAGCGCGCACTGGACGGCATCACCACCGGATTGGGTTGGGAGCGGGTCGCCGAGTCGGTGATCGTCTCAGGCAAGCCGACGGCGGCCGATATCGAAGCGTGCTGGAACCTCGGCGCCACAGTGGCCGCAACGGTGATGGGAGACCCGTGATCGGTCGTGGTCTTGACCGCGGTGCCGCACCGGCGGCACGCTGACTGCCACCGCTGATGGACTGACGGAGGAACCCGATGCCCGGTATTGCTGAGATCGCCCTCGCCGGCGCGCCGGTCGCCGGTGGCGCGCTTCTGGGTTTGGCGGCCGGAAACCTGAAAGGCCCCGACATCCGCGGCAACATCGCTGCGGACATGGACCTGCTGCAACGCCTGCCCGACGATCAGGTCCAGCGCCGCGCCGAACTGCAGCGCGTCATCGACCTGCGCATCGACGGGCTGATCGCCGGCATCGACAAGAACCGAGAACTCCGTGAGATGGCGATGTCCTACCGGGGCAACTGGCGCGACATCGTGGTGTTCGTCTGCGCGATCCTGTTCACCATCGTGTGGTGGAACGTCGACCATCACCGGACCAACTGGCTGGTGATGTTCGTCGTGCTGATCATGTTGTCCGTGCTGGCCGGCTTCTACGCGGCTCGCGGCGTTCTGGGCAGCCTGTCGGGCTACCTTCGCGCCCGCAGATCCCCTTAGCTCAGGTGGGCAGCGAAAAACTCGCGGGTGGCGGCCCAGTGCCGCTCGGCCGCCTGCTCATCGAACGGCGCATTGTCGGGCACGGCGAACCCGTGCAGCGCGTCATACCACTCGATGGTGTGCTGCACGCCTGCGTCGCTGAATGCCTTGTCCAAGGTCTCGGCGTCGGACTTGGTGAAACCCCGATCATCGCGCGCCCCACCGATATACACCGCAGCTCGGATCTGCTCGGCGAACAGATGTGGGCTGTCGGCGTCCTCGGTCACCAGCCCGCCGCCGTGAAACGACATCGCCGCGGCGATTCGATCGGCCACCCGGCCGGCCACGATCAACGACGTCCGTCCCCCCATGCAGTAGCCCGTTGTGCCGAAGGTGCTCCCGCGCACCTCCGGTCGCGCCGCCAGGTAGTCGAAGAACGCGTGCGCGTCGGCGGTCATCAGCTCGGGCGTCACTTTCGACATCATCGAGAACAGCCGCTGCCGCTCCTGCGCGTCGGTGAACACCGTGTCCATCGAGAACGGCGCCCATCGACCCTCGCGGTAATACATATCGGGAACGAGCACGGCGTACCCGAAGCCGGCGAGGCGGTCGGCCATCGTCCGGAACAGCTCCCGCGCGCCTCCGGCGTCGGGGTACATCACCACGGCGCGCCATGGACCGGGTCCGTCGGGGGTGTGCAGGCTGACCGGGCAGGAGCCGTCGGCGGTGCGGACGGCGTCGTTGATCGTCGGCATGGTTCTAGTTCTACTCCTGGTGTCCCACGTAAGCTGACCAGGTGCCGATCGCCACGCCTTATGAGGACTTGCTGCGCCTGGTGCTCGACACCGGTGTCGCCAAATCGGACCGGACCGGAACCGGGACCCACAGCGTGTTCGGCCATCAGATGCGTTACGACCTCACCGCGGGTTTTCCGCTGATCACCACCAAGAAGGTGCACACCAAGTCGGTGATCTATGAGTTGCTGTGGTTCTTGCGCGGCGACTCCAATGTGCGCTGGCTGCAGGAGCACGGCGTCACGATCTGGGACGAATGGGCCTCGCCGACGGGCGATCTGGGCCCCGTCTACGGTGTGCAGTGGCGGTCCTGGCCGACCCCGTCCGGGGATCACATCGACCAGATCAGTGCCGCTCTTGAGCTGCTGCGCCGTGATCCCGACTCCCGCCGCAACATCGTCTCGGCGTGGAATGTCGGGGAAATCCCGCAGATGGCGCTGCCGCCCTGTCACGCGTTCTTTCAGTTCTACGTCGCCGACGGACGCTTGTCGTGCCAGCTGTACCAGCGCAGCGCCGATCTGTTCCTCGGGGTACCGTTCAACATCGCCAGCTACGCGTTGCTCACCCACATGATGGCCGCCCAGGCCGGCCTTTCGGTGGGGGAGTTCATCTGGACCGGAGGGGACTGTCACATCTACGACAACCATGTCGAACAGGTCACCGAACAACTGTCACGCGAACCGCGTCGGTATCCTGAACTTGTTCTTGGGCAACGTGATTCGATCTTCGACTACACCTACGACGACGTGGTGATCAAGAATTATGATCCACACCCCGCGATCAAGGCCCCGGTGGCGGTGTGAGCCTGGGTTTGATCTGGGCGCAGTCGACATCGGGAGTCATCGGTCGAGGCGGCGCCATCCCGTGGCGGCTCCCCGAGGATCTGGCCCGGTTCAAGGAACTCACCATGGGCCACACCGTCATCATGGGGCGGTTGACCTGGGAATCGTTGCCCGCCTCGGTGCGGCCGCTGCCGGGACGGCGCAGTGTGGTGGTCAGCCGAACGGCCGACTACCGGGCCGAGGGCGCCGAGGTGGTGACCGACCTGCAGGATGCGCCGCTCGGTGACGCCTGGGTGATCGGCGGTGCGCAGATCTACGGATTGGCCATGCCGATGGCCACCCGGTGCGAGATCACCGAGGTCGACGTCGACCTGCGCCGGGAGGACCACGACGTGCTCGCGCCGGTGCTCGACGAAGCCTGGACCGGCACCGAAGGTGCGTGGCAGGACAGCGCTTCGGGGCTGCGGTATCGGTTCTACAGCTTCGTCCGGACGTGACGCTGACCCTAGCGCAGGCACGCCGTATTGCCGTGGCAGCACAGGGTTTCCACGAAGCCAAGCCCGCCGGCGCGGTCACCCGCGCCCACCTCAAGCGGCTGATTGCGCGGGTGCAGGTCCTGCAATTGGACTCGGTGTCGGTGTCGGTACGCGCGCACTACGCACCGGTGTTCAGTCGGTTGGGGCCCTATGACCGCAATCTGCTCGACCGTGCGGCGTGGAGCCACTCGCCGCGGTCACCTCGGCTGCTCGTGGAGTATTGGGCCCACGAGGCTGCGCTGATGGCCGTCGATGACTGGCCCCTGCTGCGGTGGCGGATGCGCGAGTACACCCACGGCCGCTGGGGGGCCGAGATCGTCAAGCGCAACGCCAAGCTGGCCGAGGATGTCGTCGCCGCGGTCACGGTGCTCGGCCCGTCCACCGCCGGACAGATCGAGGCATACCTGGAGGCAGAACCGCGCGGCCGCAAGGGTCCGTGGTGGGATCGCAGTGACACCAAATGGGTTGCCGAGGCGCTGTGGTCATCCGGCGTGCTCACCACGGCCACCCGAGTCGGCTTCGCCCGGCACTATGACCTGACCGAGCGTGTGCTGCCCGCCGATGTGGTGCACCGCCAGGTCGAAGACGACGAAGCCATTCGCGCACTGGTGCTGCGCGCCGCCACCGCACTCGGCGTGGCCACCGAAGCCGACCTGCGCGACTATTTCCGGCTCAGCGCCCGGCAGGTCAAACCTGCCCTTGCCGCACTGGTTGCCGACGGCGAGCTCGAACCCGTTGATGTCGAGAGCTGGAGCACACCGGCCTATCTGAGGGTGGGACAGTCGATTCCGCGCCGTGACCGCGGAACTGCCCTGTTGTGCCCGTTCGATCCGTTGATCTTCTTCCGACCCCGGGTGGAGCGGTTGTTCGGATTCTTTTACCGCTTGGAGATTTATACCCCGGCGCCACGCCGCCAGTTCGGCTACTACGTCTGGCCGTTCCTGCTCGACGGCACACTCGTGGGCCGGGTGGACTTGAAGCGCACCGGGGACGCCCTACACGTTGTCGGCGCCTTCGGCGAGAATGGGGTCGACACGGCGCGGGTGGCCGCAGCGCTGGCCGGCGAACTGCGCGCCATGGCCGACTGGTTGACGGTTGGCGACGTGACGGTAGGGGAGCGCGGCGACCTGGTCGATGCGCTCAGACGTTTGTTGGTGTGACAGCGAGGTGGTGGCGGTGATCCGCGGGTGGTGGAGCCAAGCCGACCAGTTCGACTGGTTCACGGTCTACCTCCGCGACCGCGGACTCCAGCAGCGCTGGCGGTTGGCCACCTTCGGTGTCACAGCGCTGCTGGCAGCACTGCCGATCGTGTTGCTGGGCAGCCCAGCCGGCCCAGATCACCTGCTGACCCGATCGGTGGCGATCGCGTCCGCGGTGTGCGCTTTGGCCGCCTCGGTGGTGTGGCTGCGGCGGTGGCCGACGCGCAACCAGTCGCTGGCCTACAACGTGGTGTGCTCGATGTGTATCGCCGCGACGTGCCTGGCGCTGTCGAACCCGTACGCCGGGTTGAACGGTGGCGTGCTCTTCGCCGCCGTCGGCGGTCTGCTCGCCTACTTCCATGCGCTGGGCCATATGTTGTTCAACCTCAGTCTCGCGGTGGTGTGCTCGGCCATCACCGCGACTCGACTGCTGAGCGCGACCGGGGACGTGGGGCTGACCGCCTCGTCTCTGATGATCGTGCTCGCCCTCAACCTCGGTGTGCCGTTCGGTATCCAGGCGCTGGTCCACACGCTGCGCATCGACCTGCGCAACTCTGACCGCGATTCGCTGACCGGGTTGCTCGATCGGCGCGGCTTCTACAACGCGGTCTACGAGCTGACCGTCAACCGTCCGACCGGCGGGTGCCTGAACGTGACGATGGTGGACCTGGACCAGTTCAAGAAGATCAACGACAATCACGGCCACGCCGCGGGAGACCGGGTGCTCGTCGACGTCGCCACCGTGCTGCGGCAGAATGCCCGTCCCGACGCGATACTCGGCAGGCTCGGTGGCGAGGAGTTCGTGATCGCCGACACCGCTGATCCCTCCCACCATGCGGCCACCATCGAGCGTATCCGGGTGGGGATCGAGGCCTCGCCCGTCAGTGTCACGGCGAGCTTCGGCACCTGTACCGTGCCCGCCGACGCCGTGCTGGCCCGGCAGCACCCGGGGTTCGTCGAAACGCTCATCCAGGTCGCCGATGTGGCGATGTATCGGTCCAAGCGGGCCGGCGGAAACCGTATCGAACACCAACAGCTGGATCGTCTCGCGTCGGAATGACCGGTCGGTATCGGGCGGCCCTGGTTGACTGATGCCATGGACGTCTTGCGCACCCCCGAGGAGCGTTTCACCGATCTGCCCGGGTTCGCCTTCGCGCCGCACTACGTCGAGATCGGCGGCCTGCGCATGCACTATGTCGACGAAGGCCCGCGCAGTGCTGCGGTGGTGCTGTTGCTGCACGGGGAGCCGTCGTGGAGTTACCTGTACCGCACCATGATCCCCGTGCTCGTCGAGGCCGGGCTGCGTGCCGTGGCGATCGACCTCGTCGGATTCGGCCGCAGCGACAAGCCGACGCGGCGGCAGGACTACACCTACCAGGCGCACGTGG from Mycobacterium sp. SMC-4 includes:
- a CDS encoding flavodoxin family protein, which produces MTKTLLIVHHTPSPHCQEMLEAIVSGATDSEIVGVEVLRRPALTVSPVDMLAADGYVLGTPANLGYLSGALKHAFDQSYYQLLDTSRGRPFGVYMHGNEGTEGAQRALDGITTGLGWERVAESVIVSGKPTAADIEACWNLGATVAATVMGDP
- a CDS encoding dienelactone hydrolase family protein, with protein sequence MPTINDAVRTADGSCPVSLHTPDGPGPWRAVVMYPDAGGARELFRTMADRLAGFGYAVLVPDMYYREGRWAPFSMDTVFTDAQERQRLFSMMSKVTPELMTADAHAFFDYLAARPEVRGSTFGTTGYCMGGRTSLIVAGRVADRIAAAMSFHGGGLVTEDADSPHLFAEQIRAAVYIGGARDDRGFTKSDAETLDKAFSDAGVQHTIEWYDALHGFAVPDNAPFDEQAAERHWAATREFFAAHLS
- a CDS encoding thymidylate synthase, giving the protein MPIATPYEDLLRLVLDTGVAKSDRTGTGTHSVFGHQMRYDLTAGFPLITTKKVHTKSVIYELLWFLRGDSNVRWLQEHGVTIWDEWASPTGDLGPVYGVQWRSWPTPSGDHIDQISAALELLRRDPDSRRNIVSAWNVGEIPQMALPPCHAFFQFYVADGRLSCQLYQRSADLFLGVPFNIASYALLTHMMAAQAGLSVGEFIWTGGDCHIYDNHVEQVTEQLSREPRRYPELVLGQRDSIFDYTYDDVVIKNYDPHPAIKAPVAV
- a CDS encoding dihydrofolate reductase; protein product: MSLGLIWAQSTSGVIGRGGAIPWRLPEDLARFKELTMGHTVIMGRLTWESLPASVRPLPGRRSVVVSRTADYRAEGAEVVTDLQDAPLGDAWVIGGAQIYGLAMPMATRCEITEVDVDLRREDHDVLAPVLDEAWTGTEGAWQDSASGLRYRFYSFVRT
- a CDS encoding winged helix-turn-helix domain-containing protein: MTLTLAQARRIAVAAQGFHEAKPAGAVTRAHLKRLIARVQVLQLDSVSVSVRAHYAPVFSRLGPYDRNLLDRAAWSHSPRSPRLLVEYWAHEAALMAVDDWPLLRWRMREYTHGRWGAEIVKRNAKLAEDVVAAVTVLGPSTAGQIEAYLEAEPRGRKGPWWDRSDTKWVAEALWSSGVLTTATRVGFARHYDLTERVLPADVVHRQVEDDEAIRALVLRAATALGVATEADLRDYFRLSARQVKPALAALVADGELEPVDVESWSTPAYLRVGQSIPRRDRGTALLCPFDPLIFFRPRVERLFGFFYRLEIYTPAPRRQFGYYVWPFLLDGTLVGRVDLKRTGDALHVVGAFGENGVDTARVAAALAGELRAMADWLTVGDVTVGERGDLVDALRRLLV
- a CDS encoding diguanylate cyclase — translated: MAVIRGWWSQADQFDWFTVYLRDRGLQQRWRLATFGVTALLAALPIVLLGSPAGPDHLLTRSVAIASAVCALAASVVWLRRWPTRNQSLAYNVVCSMCIAATCLALSNPYAGLNGGVLFAAVGGLLAYFHALGHMLFNLSLAVVCSAITATRLLSATGDVGLTASSLMIVLALNLGVPFGIQALVHTLRIDLRNSDRDSLTGLLDRRGFYNAVYELTVNRPTGGCLNVTMVDLDQFKKINDNHGHAAGDRVLVDVATVLRQNARPDAILGRLGGEEFVIADTADPSHHAATIERIRVGIEASPVSVTASFGTCTVPADAVLARQHPGFVETLIQVADVAMYRSKRAGGNRIEHQQLDRLASE